The segment ACAACATCCGCTAGATTTTTCTCTAGGATGCGTTGCGCCAGGGCACTGCCCACATTACCGCTGCCAATAAGGGTAACTTGGGGCGATCGAGATACCCTAGCATCTACTGTAGTCATCAACCCTTACCCTACCTTTTGCAGTTGGTCAATCCGCAACCAGATATTAGGGGTGGGTACATGGCCAAACTTCACTAGGGCATAGTCATCGCGTAAATCTACCACTTCACCCTTGGTTTCAAACAGATAGGGGGGAAAACGCTTATCACTGGCAGTTGCTTCTAAGCTATTAACTAGCTTTTCACGCACTG is part of the Cyanobacteriota bacterium genome and harbors:
- a CDS encoding NAD(P)H-quinone oxidoreductase subunit O, whose protein sequence is MTLKRGDLVSAVREKLVNSLEATASDKRFPPYLFETKGEVVDLRDDYALVKFGHVPTPNIWLRIDQLQKVG